GGGCGCCCTCGAGATCGACTTCGCCGAGGTCCACCGCCGCCATCACCGTCGGGCGCGACTCCGGCTCAGGCTCGACCCCGGCCAGGGCCGCAAGGTCGTCCGGCAGGATCCGGAACCCCTTGCCCACCCGGGCCGCCTTCAGCCGCCCGTCACGGATGAACCGCAGGATCGTGCGCGGATGCAGCCGCAGCCGCCGCGCGGCCTCGGTCACGGTCAGGTAGTCCGGCCCGGTCATGAAGCCCTCCCGAGAATGGCCTGCACCTGAGGCGACTCCATGTCGGCCAGGAAGCCCGCCAGGGTGATCTTGGCCAGTTCGGTCATCATGGCCGGCGAGCCCATGGGCAGCCGACCGTCAGCGACCCGGGCGCCGAAGTCAGCGGGATCCAGGGCGGCGAGGTCGCCGGAGGGCGTCTCCGGCGGCGGCGTGACCATCAGCATCAACAGGCCATAGAAGAGGCGCGTCATCGGCTTCATCAGGGCCAGCCGGTCCCGCTCGTCCTGTCCCGCCGGACGCCCCAGCCAGCCCTCCAGCATGGCCCCCTCGGCGTTCGGGTCCCTCACCGTCTCATGGGTCAGGATGGCCAGGTCGACCATGGGATCCGTGGCGCAGGCCGTCTCCCAGTCCACCAGCCAGAAGCGGTTCCCGTCGTACAGCAGGTTGCGCGGGTTGGGATCGCAGTGCGCGGCCACTGGGGCGGAGGCCGACCAGGGATAGGCGGCGCGTAGGCGCTGGAGGCCCGCGACAAACGGCGCCATCAGGCCCTCGGCGAAATGCTGCTTCCCCAGGACCAGTTCCATCAGGCCCGCCAGCCGCTCACCGAAGTTCACGGCATTGGAAAAGCTCGCCTCCGCCTGGAGGGTCCGGAACAGCCGGCCGAGCTCCCTGGCGACCGCCCTCGCCCCGCCCGGATGATCTGAGAGCGGTCGCTGGGCCACGAAGTCCATGACGAGGACTCCCGTCTCCGGCTCGCAGGCGTAAAGGGCGGGCGCGATCCCCGCCTTCGCCGCCGCGACGATGCAGGCGTGCTGGTCCGGGTTGCGCATCCGGTCCACGGCAGGATCGGAGAGACGCAGGAGACGCTCCCCGCCCGGCGTTGTGAACCTGAGCGCCAAGGCGCCGGTGGCGCCGCCGGGGACGGGCGCCAGGCTTCCGGGCGCGCCATCGAACCGGACCAGCGCCGCCTCGACCCTGGCGCGCTGGACCTCAGGAAGCTTCAGGGAAATGTCCACAATGTTCTCTAGTGTGCGGTGATTGAGTCTAATTGATGCACTTTTGTGACTCCTTGGCGCGGTTAACGTCAAGGCGCCGCGTCGCCGCAGCATTTTCCGGCAGTCTTTCCTTGCCACGGCCGCGGGGGCGGCG
The sequence above is a segment of the Phenylobacterium parvum genome. Coding sequences within it:
- a CDS encoding phosphotransferase, with the protein product MDISLKLPEVQRARVEAALVRFDGAPGSLAPVPGGATGALALRFTTPGGERLLRLSDPAVDRMRNPDQHACIVAAAKAGIAPALYACEPETGVLVMDFVAQRPLSDHPGGARAVARELGRLFRTLQAEASFSNAVNFGERLAGLMELVLGKQHFAEGLMAPFVAGLQRLRAAYPWSASAPVAAHCDPNPRNLLYDGNRFWLVDWETACATDPMVDLAILTHETVRDPNAEGAMLEGWLGRPAGQDERDRLALMKPMTRLFYGLLMLMVTPPPETPSGDLAALDPADFGARVADGRLPMGSPAMMTELAKITLAGFLADMESPQVQAILGRAS
- a CDS encoding helix-turn-helix domain-containing protein, whose amino-acid sequence is MTGPDYLTVTEAARRLRLHPRTILRFIRDGRLKAARVGKGFRILPDDLAALAGVEPEPESRPTVMAAVDLGEVDLEGARRWTAAVNGAFHARPAGSGRLSLDVVHDPASRRLKVLASGAAGDVAAVLSLVEALWEGFRS